Proteins encoded together in one Aerosakkonema funiforme FACHB-1375 window:
- a CDS encoding Mu transposase C-terminal domain-containing protein encodes MPWYKSAIERYFGALNSQLLSDEPGKSFSNFLKSDDYDPRQNAVISFEGLQEMLHIFIVDIYNQSQHPELKSPRSVVWSTGVACFPLALPPSHLELKVLIGHVTTRKITRRGIEFEGLLYNSSELVRLRVQTAKSAKTTVKYDPTDLSRIYVFDESTHQFLEVPALNQDYTKGLSLWQHRVVKKRLTHFVKEIFV; translated from the coding sequence ATGCCTTGGTATAAGAGTGCGATAGAAAGATATTTTGGGGCTTTAAATAGTCAACTACTTTCTGATGAACCCGGCAAAAGCTTCTCCAACTTCCTCAAGTCCGATGATTACGACCCCAGGCAGAATGCAGTCATTTCGTTTGAGGGACTACAGGAAATGTTGCATATTTTTATCGTTGATATTTATAACCAAAGTCAGCATCCCGAACTGAAATCGCCTCGGTCGGTAGTTTGGTCTACTGGGGTAGCTTGTTTTCCGCTAGCTTTACCGCCATCCCATCTGGAACTAAAAGTTTTAATTGGTCATGTTACTACTCGCAAAATCACCAGAAGGGGGATAGAGTTTGAAGGTTTACTATACAACAGTAGCGAACTGGTGCGACTACGTGTTCAAACAGCGAAATCTGCTAAAACAACAGTCAAATATGACCCAACGGATTTATCTCGCATTTATGTTTTTGATGAGTCAACCCATCAATTTTTAGAAGTACCAGCACTCAATCAAGATTACACTAAAGGACTCAGCTTGTGGCAGCATCGAGTAGTTAAAAAACGATTGACTCATTTTGTGAAAGAGATTTTTGTGTAA
- a CDS encoding helix-turn-helix domain-containing protein, which translates to MELSATTTIDGDRIQEYAKKLRSEGTLEYWTLSKLARNLNNEFNKLKGQNRGKLKQRDLNITPELIAHLQQKFSEYFNQQFWLEKAEFILQGLKQWKAKGIILTKPEISLTLSADLNKDETTVELSLKELCAAESASELLASIIAQQSLRDELLKLLKVATKPILVTEPRLFINSSITSIPTPAILASGLQAQLRKDLWFESNGLAVFQHKCQAQSDNYIEHYISNPGDIELLPWEAAEQIINKFGFTSAKLHLIYAAHTMKQVNPWESDFTLKATNIIKELGWDKRTDLSQSHKLNEIAKAAFALSCFVSRAFWIEGRTKNKVNVSYPTGRTWDSVIEPCGTADIFTRKIEQPYEVFITVRPGLWTKHFLNRAGAKAKQALYQFGYLAQKVLQIDPYHDELALRLALHLTMESRFHQSGRYEVKTLLKMALPETELETARSDKRKAYELKQRWDNALKLLISLDWQIQYDLESYSAWLQPGNQDKKRMPKGYIDKLLAAKITILQPTPIPDLIAIKAEPQAPTSLLSKQTPITVEQLRKVREAKGWSQAKLAGWLGVSRSLIALIERGQRPVSPALETKFRELLDI; encoded by the coding sequence ATGGAGTTATCTGCTACCACCACAATAGACGGCGACCGCATTCAAGAGTACGCCAAGAAGCTACGCAGTGAAGGAACACTCGAATACTGGACTTTATCCAAACTAGCAAGGAACCTCAACAATGAGTTCAATAAGCTTAAGGGACAAAACAGAGGTAAACTTAAGCAACGGGATCTGAACATTACCCCTGAATTAATTGCCCATCTTCAACAAAAATTTAGTGAATATTTTAATCAGCAGTTTTGGCTAGAAAAAGCTGAGTTCATTCTTCAGGGATTGAAGCAATGGAAGGCCAAAGGTATCATTCTGACAAAACCGGAGATTTCCTTGACACTTTCGGCAGATTTAAACAAAGACGAGACAACTGTAGAACTGTCTTTAAAAGAATTATGTGCCGCTGAATCTGCTAGCGAGTTGCTCGCCTCAATCATTGCCCAACAATCCTTAAGAGATGAACTCTTAAAGCTGCTAAAAGTAGCCACAAAACCAATCCTGGTAACGGAACCCCGACTGTTTATCAATAGCTCTATAACTTCCATTCCCACCCCGGCCATCTTAGCTTCTGGCCTACAAGCTCAACTCAGAAAAGATTTATGGTTTGAATCAAATGGACTGGCGGTTTTTCAGCATAAGTGCCAAGCGCAATCTGACAACTATATAGAGCATTACATCAGTAATCCTGGAGATATTGAGTTACTGCCTTGGGAAGCAGCTGAACAAATCATTAATAAATTTGGCTTCACTTCAGCCAAGCTGCATCTGATTTATGCGGCGCATACAATGAAACAGGTTAACCCGTGGGAAAGTGATTTTACCCTAAAAGCAACTAACATTATTAAGGAATTGGGATGGGACAAAAGAACAGATTTGTCTCAATCACACAAATTGAATGAAATTGCTAAAGCTGCTTTTGCTTTATCCTGCTTTGTCTCACGCGCTTTCTGGATTGAAGGCAGAACCAAGAACAAAGTAAATGTTAGCTATCCAACCGGAAGAACGTGGGATTCGGTAATAGAACCGTGTGGAACAGCCGATATTTTTACACGGAAAATAGAACAGCCTTATGAAGTATTTATTACTGTCAGACCGGGGCTTTGGACTAAACATTTCCTCAATCGGGCTGGAGCTAAAGCTAAGCAAGCTCTTTATCAATTTGGCTACCTAGCCCAAAAAGTGCTGCAAATTGACCCTTATCATGATGAATTAGCACTAAGGTTGGCACTACATCTCACGATGGAAAGTCGCTTCCATCAAAGTGGGCGATATGAAGTAAAAACTCTGCTCAAGATGGCGTTACCAGAGACTGAATTAGAGACAGCCCGTAGCGATAAGCGTAAAGCCTATGAACTTAAACAGCGCTGGGATAATGCTTTGAAGCTTTTAATCAGTTTGGATTGGCAGATTCAATACGATTTGGAAAGCTACTCAGCATGGCTTCAGCCAGGGAATCAGGATAAAAAGCGGATGCCCAAGGGATATATAGACAAGCTGCTAGCTGCAAAAATTACGATTCTTCAACCGACTCCAATTCCTGACTTGATAGCGATAAAAGCTGAACCCCAAGCCCCTACGTCGCTGTTGTCCAAGCAAACGCCAATTACAGTTGAGCAGTTGAGAAAAGTGCGGGAAGCTAAGGGCTGGAGCCAAGCCAAGTTAGCTGGGTGGCTCGGAGTATCACGCTCGTTAATAGCTTTGATTGAAAGAGGACAGCGCCCGGTTTCCCCAGCGCTTGAGACAAAATTTCGGGAACTGCTGGACATTTAG
- a CDS encoding plasmid replication protein, CyRepA1 family yields MVTPQSPRNEWLNSSVDPQIFALNVRVLCEDAPYAYLLYEIDAASGRVHPDAQWLWARKKYSHIEAGGWWCSGLDPLDNWQPMLWGCFKPNQPRQTFDPKGQLKPIKYEHPPKTPTRAFFLQVPDRIWSKISQRYSVPITEQDKQHGFWQWVWAKNIPIIIVEGAKKAGCLLTLGYVAIAIPGVTMGVRTKNSSGQKCNPYLIPELQHFATLGREIYISFDRDTKRQTIQNVNREIDKLGQCFNAAKCQVKVISLPGPEKGVDDFVVARERGSGAGEQRSRGAEEQGGRGENTINFYPSSPSGEDGDEDAFSDLPSARNFTFQSNQRDIPSGEEDAFSDLPSARNFTFQSNQRDIPSGGENAFSDLYQAAQAFSFWQTRESWRLTYPVALKLFQRYLGEIPYPESGLVGIKSPKGTGKTQGLIELVSDALDTGSRRVLIITHRIQLGRAICAALGVNYIDETRDSPEGKLFGYGLCIDSLHPRSQAQFNPENWEGAIVIIDECEQVLWHALNSSTCYENRVAILQTFQKLIHNVLTTGGLVVAQDADLSDKSIDYLKAISGIQIEPWIAVNEWKPTKGRDVTFFATSDPAPLFAQMERILSLEVTCCDIDSRAECCPIQRHSSPIMVVEDSQKVKGKWSCTNLEIQLKKRFPVLRILRIDSESVANPNHPAYGCVEKINTIIPNYDIIIASPTIGTGVSINIRGNFVAVFGIFKGAIPVNDALQGLARVRDENVPWFVWTKQFGLGKIGNGSASYRAILKSQQKVIKTNLSLLQDVDFDIDSAYDPIHLRTWAKMGARINAGMWDYRKIIWELLKAEGHQVHLCRENELQQQISFLQTLEIAAHNADDYEQKEELSEQIVKLKEELDQLETEATCLSEEAKVIRQENRMTSAEAVTVVERINKSKYLLLKDKRSKTQLELNAVRKYQLEETYGVTVTPELVLKDEDGWLSKIRLHYYLTHDSEFVKNRDKNHLTGHRERGNGKVCPQDLRFITATVEALKKLGITYFFTPEVEFRGIDSEVIEFSNLVKQYSQDVKDFLGININPNAPPMEVVQYILGVKLGFTLKRIGFERIEERDASLRRKRVRVYQFQFPDDGREAIFSAWYQRDVEAVERVAEAASVRGGSGSDKYIGISGGLSPLSDDPAVSGSGSDKYIGISGGVPQDTVDPVVSGSGSDHSIGISGGVPQDTVDPVVSGSGSDHSIGISGGVSPLSDDPAVSGSGSDNFIGISGGVPQDTVDPAIGGSGSDTYISISGGVPQSSDLPALEAQVQNVENEPLEAMLPTEGQGESEDIAAPTAPETAPEWLKVGSVVRFCSEVEKYVVKAVSSGTQVMVRSLLSGLFTHTYAHRLQLADEGTG; encoded by the coding sequence ATGGTAACGCCACAGTCCCCCCGCAATGAATGGCTCAACAGCAGCGTAGACCCCCAAATCTTCGCCCTCAACGTCCGCGTCCTCTGTGAGGACGCCCCCTACGCCTACCTCCTCTACGAAATTGACGCCGCCTCCGGCCGAGTCCACCCCGACGCCCAGTGGCTGTGGGCCAGAAAAAAATACAGCCACATCGAAGCTGGCGGCTGGTGGTGTAGTGGACTCGACCCCCTCGACAACTGGCAACCCATGCTGTGGGGCTGCTTCAAACCCAACCAGCCACGCCAAACCTTTGACCCCAAAGGCCAGCTCAAACCCATCAAATACGAGCATCCGCCCAAAACCCCCACCAGAGCCTTCTTCCTGCAAGTCCCAGACCGCATCTGGTCGAAAATCTCCCAACGCTACAGCGTCCCCATCACCGAACAAGACAAACAACACGGCTTCTGGCAATGGGTGTGGGCCAAAAACATTCCCATTATCATCGTCGAAGGCGCTAAAAAAGCAGGCTGTCTGCTAACCTTGGGCTACGTCGCCATAGCCATCCCCGGCGTTACAATGGGCGTCAGAACTAAGAACTCCTCAGGGCAGAAATGCAACCCCTATCTCATCCCAGAACTGCAACACTTCGCCACACTAGGACGGGAAATCTACATCAGCTTCGACCGTGACACCAAACGCCAAACCATCCAGAACGTCAACCGGGAAATTGACAAGCTGGGCCAGTGCTTCAATGCCGCCAAATGTCAGGTGAAAGTCATCAGCCTGCCTGGGCCTGAAAAAGGCGTCGATGATTTCGTAGTAGCCCGTGAAAGAGGCTCCGGAGCAGGGGAGCAGAGGAGCAGAGGAGCAGAGGAGCAGGGGGGCAGGGGAGAAAATACCATTAATTTTTACCCATCATCCCCATCTGGGGAGGATGGGGATGAAGATGCTTTCAGTGACCTCCCTTCTGCCAGAAACTTTACGTTCCAATCGAACCAGAGAGATATCCCATCTGGGGAGGAAGATGCTTTCAGTGACCTCCCTTCTGCCAGGAACTTTACGTTCCAATCGAACCAGAGAGATATCCCATCCGGGGGTGAGAATGCTTTCAGTGACCTCTACCAGGCCGCACAAGCCTTCTCATTTTGGCAAACTAGGGAATCTTGGAGACTAACTTATCCAGTCGCTTTAAAACTCTTCCAGCGCTATCTGGGAGAAATCCCTTATCCCGAATCCGGGTTAGTAGGCATCAAATCCCCCAAAGGTACTGGCAAAACCCAAGGTTTGATTGAGCTTGTCTCAGATGCCCTTGACACAGGCTCCCGTCGCGTGTTGATAATTACGCACAGGATTCAACTGGGCAGGGCAATCTGCGCTGCCTTGGGAGTCAACTACATCGACGAAACCAGAGACTCGCCTGAAGGTAAACTGTTCGGATACGGCCTTTGCATCGATAGCCTGCATCCCCGATCTCAAGCCCAATTCAATCCAGAAAACTGGGAGGGAGCGATCGTCATCATCGATGAGTGCGAACAAGTCCTCTGGCACGCCCTGAACTCTAGCACCTGCTACGAGAACCGGGTCGCTATCTTGCAAACTTTCCAAAAACTGATCCACAATGTCTTGACCACCGGTGGCTTAGTCGTTGCCCAAGATGCCGACTTATCCGACAAATCGATCGACTACTTGAAAGCGATCTCGGGTATTCAGATCGAGCCTTGGATTGCAGTCAACGAGTGGAAACCAACCAAGGGACGGGACGTCACTTTCTTCGCCACCAGCGACCCCGCACCGCTGTTTGCCCAGATGGAGAGAATTTTATCTCTTGAGGTCACTTGTTGCGATATCGACAGCCGCGCCGAATGTTGTCCCATCCAGCGACATAGCAGCCCCATCATGGTGGTGGAAGATTCCCAAAAAGTCAAGGGAAAATGGTCTTGTACCAACTTGGAAATCCAACTGAAAAAACGATTTCCTGTCTTACGAATTCTCAGGATTGATAGCGAGTCAGTAGCCAACCCCAACCATCCAGCTTATGGCTGCGTGGAGAAAATTAATACCATCATCCCAAACTACGACATTATCATTGCCAGTCCTACTATTGGCACCGGAGTTAGTATTAACATTCGGGGTAATTTTGTGGCGGTTTTCGGTATTTTTAAAGGAGCAATACCGGTTAATGATGCTTTGCAAGGTTTGGCGCGTGTGCGAGATGAAAATGTGCCTTGGTTTGTTTGGACTAAACAATTTGGCTTGGGTAAAATTGGCAACGGTAGCGCGAGTTATCGAGCGATTCTCAAATCTCAACAGAAAGTCATCAAAACTAATCTGTCTTTGTTGCAAGATGTAGACTTTGATATTGATTCTGCTTATGACCCGATTCACTTGCGAACTTGGGCAAAGATGGGGGCGAGAATTAATGCCGGAATGTGGGATTATCGAAAGATTATTTGGGAGCTTTTGAAAGCTGAAGGTCATCAAGTGCATCTGTGTCGCGAGAATGAATTGCAGCAACAGATTAGTTTTTTGCAAACGCTAGAAATAGCGGCTCACAATGCCGATGATTACGAACAAAAGGAGGAATTATCCGAACAAATCGTCAAACTAAAAGAAGAGTTAGACCAACTAGAAACAGAAGCGACTTGTCTTAGTGAAGAAGCCAAAGTTATCAGACAAGAAAACCGGATGACTTCGGCAGAAGCTGTTACAGTTGTCGAGCGGATTAACAAGTCTAAATACCTTTTGTTGAAAGACAAACGTTCTAAAACTCAGTTGGAACTAAATGCTGTTCGCAAATATCAACTGGAGGAAACTTATGGTGTGACCGTTACTCCGGAATTGGTATTAAAGGACGAAGACGGCTGGCTGTCTAAAATCCGCCTCCATTATTACCTGACTCATGATTCTGAATTTGTCAAGAATAGGGATAAAAATCACTTAACAGGACATCGGGAAAGGGGTAATGGAAAAGTTTGTCCGCAGGACTTGCGATTTATTACGGCTACTGTAGAAGCGCTTAAGAAATTGGGAATAACTTATTTTTTCACACCTGAAGTTGAGTTTAGAGGAATTGACTCAGAGGTGATAGAGTTTAGCAATCTCGTTAAGCAGTACAGTCAGGATGTGAAGGACTTTTTGGGGATAAATATCAATCCCAATGCTCCGCCAATGGAGGTGGTGCAGTATATCCTGGGTGTAAAGTTAGGGTTTACTCTCAAACGCATTGGTTTTGAACGGATAGAGGAACGTGACGCTTCTCTTAGAAGGAAGCGGGTGAGGGTTTATCAGTTCCAATTCCCTGATGATGGTAGAGAGGCGATTTTTTCGGCTTGGTACCAGCGGGATGTTGAAGCTGTGGAAAGGGTAGCTGAGGCGGCGAGTGTACGGGGTGGATCGGGGTCGGATAAATATATAGGGATATCAGGGGGTCTGTCTCCTTTGAGTGATGACCCTGCTGTTAGTGGATCGGGGTCTGATAAATATATAGGGATATCAGGGGGTGTACCACAAGATACTGTTGACCCTGTTGTAAGTGGATCGGGGTCTGATCATTCTATAGGGATATCAGGGGGTGTACCACAAGATACTGTTGACCCTGTTGTAAGTGGATCGGGGTCTGATCATTCTATAGGGATATCAGGGGGTGTGTCTCCTTTGAGTGATGACCCTGCTGTTAGTGGATCGGGGTCGGATAATTTTATAGGGATATCAGGGGGTGTACCACAAGATACTGTTGACCCTGCTATTGGTGGATCGGGGTCGGATACATATATAAGTATCTCAGGGGGTGTACCACAGTCGAGCGATCTCCCAGCTCTTGAGGCCCAAGTGCAGAATGTGGAAAATGAACCATTGGAAGCGATGCTACCAACAGAAGGACAGGGGGAATCGGAAGATATCGCTGCCCCAACTGCCCCCGAAACAGCACCCGAATGGCTGAAAGTTGGCTCAGTGGTGAGGTTCTGTAGTGAGGTTGAGAAATATGTCGTTAAAGCTGTCTCATCAGGTACTCAGGTGATGGTGCGATCGCTCTTGTCTGGACTATTTACCCATA